The following proteins are co-located in the Rheinheimera salexigens genome:
- the pstA gene encoding phosphate ABC transporter permease PstA, which produces MTMPSTRPSGPKSVKTADASQSPALSAAQQQLQHQQAVQQKVQASLAKRHTKEKLFRRLGFSAVLISLGLVAILFINIFSKGLPAFWQSSITLDIYFDPAIVKVSDKPVKTATESEQAFQQRSMQWQTEVGFINFNRLITNSLKQVLPDANKHRRELSRVVTSGERYALRDLVLANPDIVGQTRRLHLLTDANIDVWLKGNIDRSLPDEQQQLSPVLQRWAEQLAKEGIIQNRFSFALFMNPDSRSSLASAGLAGAFMGSFYMLLVVILLAVPMGVAAAIYLEEFAPQNRFTDLVEVNINNLAAVPSIVFGLLGASVLIGWFNLPMSAPIVGGIVLSLMTLPTVIIATRSTLKAIPPSIRQAALGLGASKMQAVFHHVLPLAIPGILTGAILGVAQALGETAPLLLIGMKSFVASVPATPFEQSTALPVQIFLWQGNELRNFFEARTSAAIIVLLVMMLSLNGIAIFLRKKFQRNW; this is translated from the coding sequence ATGACTATGCCTTCAACTAGGCCTTCAGGCCCAAAATCAGTTAAAACCGCCGACGCTAGCCAGTCGCCAGCACTGTCTGCGGCACAGCAGCAATTACAGCATCAACAAGCGGTGCAGCAAAAAGTACAAGCGTCATTAGCTAAACGACACACTAAAGAAAAGTTGTTTCGCCGTTTAGGTTTTTCTGCGGTATTAATTAGCTTAGGTTTAGTAGCAATTCTGTTTATTAATATTTTCTCTAAAGGTTTACCGGCGTTTTGGCAGTCGAGCATTACCTTAGATATTTATTTCGATCCGGCCATTGTTAAAGTGTCTGATAAACCAGTTAAAACAGCCACTGAATCAGAGCAAGCATTTCAACAACGTAGCATGCAGTGGCAAACCGAAGTGGGCTTTATTAACTTTAATCGCTTAATCACCAATAGCTTAAAACAAGTATTGCCCGATGCGAATAAACACCGCCGTGAATTAAGCCGCGTTGTAACCTCGGGTGAGCGTTATGCGCTGCGCGATTTAGTCTTAGCCAACCCAGACATCGTGGGCCAAACTCGTCGTTTACACTTACTGACCGATGCCAATATTGATGTCTGGCTAAAAGGTAATATTGACCGCAGCTTGCCAGATGAGCAACAGCAGCTAAGTCCGGTGCTACAACGCTGGGCCGAGCAATTGGCCAAAGAGGGTATTATTCAGAATCGCTTTAGTTTTGCCTTGTTTATGAACCCAGATTCGCGTAGCTCGTTAGCTTCAGCCGGATTAGCGGGCGCCTTTATGGGCTCATTTTATATGTTGTTAGTGGTGATATTATTGGCCGTGCCAATGGGCGTAGCGGCGGCAATATATTTAGAAGAGTTTGCACCGCAAAACCGTTTTACCGATTTAGTTGAAGTCAATATTAATAACTTAGCCGCTGTGCCATCCATTGTATTTGGTTTACTTGGCGCGTCGGTATTAATAGGTTGGTTTAACTTGCCCATGTCGGCGCCCATTGTCGGCGGTATTGTTTTGTCATTAATGACCTTGCCTACGGTAATTATCGCGACTCGTTCTACTTTAAAAGCCATTCCACCATCAATTAGACAAGCGGCACTGGGACTAGGGGCGTCAAAAATGCAGGCGGTGTTCCATCATGTATTACCTCTGGCTATCCCCGGTATATTAACCGGCGCTATTTTAGGTGTTGCCCAAGCCTTAGGTGAAACCGCACCGCTACTACTAATCGGTATGAAGTCTTTTGTCGCATCAGTACCGGCTACCCCCTTTGAGCAATCAACCGCGCTGCCAGTGCAAATTTTCTTATGGCAAGGTAATGAATTGCGTAACT
- the pstC gene encoding phosphate ABC transporter permease subunit PstC translates to MSNLTLLMLLLILMAVGYQLGITRSRKVATAHHGIKMHSRNHHYGVMVGLWAVLPAFLLLLVWLWLAPQAINGLMLAQLPADISSLSADQLKVVSQRISNLASNFAVVDDALPWELAAAEHLKQLRSNSALVLTALIAVIAAMGLLLSLYKITPRLQARHQVESAVKVLLILCSAVAVLTTIGIVLSMVGETLKFFSFINPVDFFFGTTWNPRFATVGSEAQGSFGILPLLSGTFLIALIAMLVAIPLGLLVAIYLSEYASLKLRNTAKPLIEILAGIPTIVYGFFALVTVGPFLSQFGTAIGLDIRATSALTAGVVMGIMIIPFISSLSDDIITQIPKSLRDASLGLGATKSETIIKVVLPAALPGIVGAVLLAASRAIGETMIVVLAAGNSPALTADPFQAVSTVTVTIVNQLTGDNDFSSPQSLVAFALGLTLFVITLLLNIFALIIVRKYREQYE, encoded by the coding sequence ATGAGTAACCTTACATTACTAATGCTGTTATTAATATTGATGGCTGTTGGCTATCAACTTGGCATTACACGTAGTCGTAAAGTAGCAACTGCCCATCACGGCATTAAAATGCATTCGCGTAATCATCATTACGGTGTAATGGTCGGGTTATGGGCGGTGTTACCCGCTTTTTTACTGTTACTAGTCTGGTTATGGTTAGCACCACAAGCCATTAATGGCTTAATGTTGGCCCAGTTACCAGCTGATATTAGCAGCCTATCGGCAGATCAACTTAAAGTGGTATCGCAGCGTATTAGCAATTTAGCCAGTAATTTTGCGGTGGTGGATGATGCACTGCCCTGGGAACTGGCCGCCGCTGAGCACTTAAAGCAATTGCGCAGTAATAGCGCGCTGGTATTAACCGCCTTAATTGCCGTTATTGCGGCGATGGGCTTATTGCTCAGTTTGTATAAAATTACCCCGCGTTTACAAGCTCGGCATCAAGTTGAATCCGCCGTAAAAGTACTGCTTATTCTTTGTTCCGCCGTAGCAGTGTTAACCACTATTGGCATCGTGTTATCCATGGTGGGTGAAACACTAAAGTTTTTTAGCTTTATTAATCCTGTCGATTTTTTCTTTGGTACCACTTGGAATCCACGCTTTGCCACAGTAGGCAGTGAAGCCCAAGGAAGCTTTGGTATTTTACCGTTGCTATCAGGTACTTTTTTAATCGCGCTTATTGCCATGCTAGTGGCTATTCCGCTGGGTTTATTAGTGGCCATTTATTTATCAGAATATGCCTCATTAAAGCTGCGTAATACCGCTAAGCCATTAATTGAAATATTGGCCGGTATTCCCACTATCGTTTACGGCTTCTTTGCCTTAGTGACGGTGGGACCTTTTCTTAGCCAGTTCGGTACGGCTATTGGCTTAGATATTCGGGCAACGTCGGCACTGACTGCTGGGGTAGTAATGGGCATTATGATTATCCCGTTTATCTCATCGTTATCAGACGATATTATTACCCAAATACCCAAGTCGTTGCGTGATGCTTCATTAGGTTTAGGTGCCACTAAATCTGAAACCATTATTAAAGTAGTACTACCCGCAGCCTTACCAGGCATAGTGGGCGCAGTGCTATTAGCGGCCAGTCGGGCCATTGGCGAAACCATGATAGTGGTATTAGCTGCGGGTAATAGCCCGGCGTTAACCGCCGATCCGTTTCAAGCCGTCTCTACCGTAACGGTGACCATCGTTAATCAATTAACCGGCGATAATGACTTCTCTAGCCCGCAATCGTTAGTAGCGTTTGCCTTAGGCTTAACGTTATTTGTCATTACGTTACTGCTCAATATTTTCGCCTTAATTATCGTTCGTAAATACCGTGAACAATACGAGTAA